In Lolium rigidum isolate FL_2022 chromosome 3, APGP_CSIRO_Lrig_0.1, whole genome shotgun sequence, the genomic window CAATTAAATTGCATATTATATgccttatactccctccgttcctatatataagccatatagtgttttgagaaaaattccagaatataaggtgtattgcgtTGCCCCGcttgtatggacaatatttttcCGGATTTGATTATGTTTTCTTATCTTAcgcaaagtcctctattagcttACGTCAATTGCCTATGGTTAAACCTAACCTAACATAGTGTAGTTTTTTCTAAATATGCAttctttaatttccgtgccagaaactatatggcttatatctaggaacggagggagtatttaacaTCATCACCAACCTAGATATTGGTACACCAAAATATTTCTCAGCTGCCTATTTAAACTCCACCACGCCACAACTCCACAAGTATACAAGTAGCAAAGATCTCATGTGCACATCACACAAGGGAGCGAGTAGAACCGGTACACATAGGTCGGTAGCTGTAGAGGCTCCATGGTTAATTAGTAGTGCGGGCAGGACCGTGCCTGCTGTAGCTGGCAACGCGCCGGAGACTTGGCTTtctgtcgtcgccgtcgtagagAACAGCGCCGCAGTGGAGGCGCCGGAGAAAAATATGTTCGTGGGCCTGGGAGACATTATGGACCTGCTGGGCCTCCCAGCCGTCGGCGGCGGCTACATCAGGGGCTTCTGGAACAACGGCGATGGCCTGTTTCGCAGCGTGAGACAACCTGCTGGTAGGGTCAGAAGTACTCATCGTGGGCCGTATCCCTTCCAGTGAAGCCTTACGACAGTGGGCGTCTACGACATTGGACGTGACAAGGAATTGAGTATGTATAGTCTCTAAAAGTTTGATTTAGTCGTGGTTGTGTATGTGTGCGCTTCGTCATCCATCATTTATATAGCTAAAATGGTACGTCGTGTGACAACTCCTGTGTTTAAGATCCCGAACTGAGAAACTCCACTTTATGTGCTTGTGAGGGCGTGTTGTGTTTGGGTGGCTGCACTTGCGTGATGGTAGCATGATGACACATGAGCTGCCTCTAACTTGGAGAGATTTACTAGTTACTACCAATATCATTTTCTATCACTAAAACTGAATATTTGGAAATCAAGATGTTGATCTGCCAGTGTGTCGTGTTTCGGAAACCTCCCCCGGCGAATTTTCCTGGGATTCGTGATTGGAGATTGTTGGATCGTGTGGGATTCGGTCGTGTGCACCCGTATTTTTCTCTAACGGTTTAGTTTCAAAGGGAGCGTTTTGAAACTCTCTTGGTTGTTAATATCATAGGAAACATTCTTCTTCCATGGTGTGGGCGGAAAATCTCTTTTGCCACCAacggcttgctttatttgttccgTGGGCAGGAAGAGGGGCTCTATTTGGTAGATCACACCCGGGAATGCTGTTAGAGAAAGTTCCATTCAAGACGAGAGTGTAGCACCACCTTGGTTCTATGAACCCCGGTAGAAGCAGGCAAGAAGAAATAGGTAAGGCAGGGAAGGTATCAATCAGTCGCACTTTTAACAGCACGTGAACCCCCAAAGGGTATCAGCAGGCCGGCTGGCCCCCTTTAGAGTGGGCCCCACCACAGCCCCACGCCCGGTCCGTGGCGTAGTTTGGAAGGAAATGTCATGGAAGCCGGGAAGCCAGGCTGAGGACTAGCAATGGTTCTTGAGTTTTTGTGACGATGAGAAATTGGCTTTGTGATTCGTTACATGGACCATCAGAATGCAAGTGCATTGGTAAAAACTATGATATATGATTGGCGACGATGGCGCTTCTGCATTGTTTTCTTTTTAAAGACGTCGTTTTTGGAGAAGCGAGACTTCTATTGCTGCCTTGGTGGTGTTAGTAATGTTGTTTCAAGAAATAGATTGCTGTAGCGAGAGTTatcttttttgtaattcttttctcTGTCGATTGTGTGCGTACGTAATGTCGATAAGGCAATGCGTTGTTGGAGAGGCTGGATCTAATTGATATctccgtgatattaatatatgctctttgcaaaataaaattgTCCCCAAACATATGTCTAGAATATTATACATAGTCAATAGAAAGAGGGAGAAATATACGAAGACCGCTCCATCTAAAATGTGCCGCACATATCGTTTACCCACGCGACGCTTGCGTGTCCGTTCGATACGGAAACCACTCCATCTAAAATAATCTCCCCCGCCTTATCTCCTCGGCCTGTTCCGAACTAGTCACAGCCACACAACCCGCTTTCTCGCTCTCTCACTAGAATTTCTCTTTTCTCATTCCCAATATCCCCTCTCTGTGTTGCTTCTTTCAACTAGAAATCGAGCTCATGCGAGGTGGAAGGAGAGTGGGCGGAAAGAGGCGAGGAGATGCAGGAGTTCCAGACGGAGGATTTGATTCATGTCTCCTGTTGTCATCAGGTTAGGGTGCCATGGGGAATAGCACCGCCCGGCGAGGttagggtgtcaagtgggatcccaccaaAATCACACTTTTCGTAGTGTAAATtttgacattagaatttgaactaGAAAATACAAAATACAATATAAGTGAAATTCCACTGGGATCCCACCTTCACACCCTAGGCGAGGTTGAGGTTCTGCCGCCTTCAGCCGGTGGGGGCACCACAAGGAGCAGCACCATGCCAGGAGGCCATAGGCGCTGCGCATTGCAAGGATGCGAGCCGTGCGACCCACATGCGTCTCAGGGCGGTTACGAACGTCATCAATCTATGAGGTTGCAGCCCGAGGGCCACCGGCGGCGCCACGCTGCGGGAGGTTGTGTCGTGGAGAGCCGCCTCAGAGGAATCTCGCATGGGCTGATGGCGCCCGCCCACGCTGGTTACCGCATCTACTGGGCTGGAGCAGCGACATCGGGGGTTGACGATAGTCACGTGCTATAGTCATTGCAGGGCGGCGATGCTCTAGACATGGTGGCGATGCACTTACGAGGTCCCTCCGAAACTTCGGGATATGGCGATCGCGTTGATGCAGTGGCATCTCTAGGACATGGAAGTTGAAGGGAACACCATGCCACTGCGGTCTACCCCGCCGCCCCTGGTATCATTGTGCCGACGCAATCTGCAAGACAATGTTAGTGTTCTTTGTGCTGGTCATTTTCTTTGATCGTTGATAACTCGATAATTTGGAAGGTATTAATTAACCACCGGGTAATGTCATCTATGTATTCTAATAATTACAATATGGCAACTACTTATCGTGTCTAACATATAATGTGCAATTAAATAGTTAATATGGCAATTACAAAGATAATATGATACTAGACATGACAAGAAGGCAACACCATGGCAATTGCCCAATGACAACCGGGTAACCAAATACACATAATCTAGTAATTAAACTAGATAAACAACGTGAGAACCGGTAGCTAGTTTTAAACAATCGTGTAGTTATTTGTCATGAACCTAGTAATTCTTTTTGGGAAAGCTAACGGTAGTTTTTTTCAAATGAACCTACGAACTCCTTCAGGAAATCTGGTAGCTACTTTCTCAACAACTAGCTAGATGTTTCTCATAGTCCTGGTACTTCATTTAGGAAACATGGTAGCTACTTCTATAAATCTAGTAGGTACTTCAAAAACAACCTAATAGATGTTTCTCATAACTCTGGTAAATACGGTAGCTAGTTCTAACAAACCTGATAGCTGTTTCTTATGAACCTCGTGTTATCTTTGGAAAACCTAGTAGCGTTGTTTCTAATGAATCTGGTACCTCTTTTGAAAAATATGGTCGCTAGTTCTAACCGACATACTTCTATGCAGATTTGTGGATATTGTTCTTTTGTGTTGTTGTCGTTGATGCTAATATTTTTGATTAAAAGAGTTTCATTGATTTTCTTTACAAAGTGCATCAAAATCTACTTGCATCATAATCGAATAATGGTGGTGGCGATTAGTGCGGTGGGGTGCCGATGGTCCTTGGTGTGAAGAAGGAAGACTAGAATTACAAGCTTGCAACCACCTGTTGCAGATCTGATATGTAGTGATGTTGCATGCATCTATAGTGTGTAATTAGTAACATGGTCCCgccttaatcatacccctctgatTGTGTGCAGATTTTACTCGTGTATATGGTGTAGTCGTGTGTTCGGTTAGTTGATGTAAATGGTGCAATTTACGGttgttgataaaacaaaagtaaaggcCTAGTCACATGTGGCCCAACAACTGATAATACCATTGTGATGTTGTTGATCAAGTGAAACATATGAAGTAAAAGCACTATTCATGAataaaagtaaaagcattgattaCTTGATATATGCATTTTCTAAGCCAGAAAATGGAAACAACAGCCACCTCGCATCCTTTTAGAGGCTGAATAATTGATTGAACTAATTAAAATTAAAGTACATAACCAAAATGTAATTAAATTAAATAATTGGAAACTTGTAGAACAGAAATAAACCAAAACCATATTGTGAGATGGCCAGTCATGCAATTGTAGGGACCAAATTGCTTTGTAGAGTATCATCATGCAGACCTAGATTATTCCGACTGCATATTTTTACAAGCCTCACAAAAATCCTTGTGATGTATGATCCTTTGTCTTTGTATTTGTGTCTATGATCTATGTTCATCATGGCAAGAGAACCTAGAAAACTAATTTATTACTACTAGTTAAAATCGATTTTGCAATTTATTAATATGTGTCCTCCTTGAGCATATCcatatccatgatggatttcttacACAAAATTTGGGTTGGACAAATTAGTTAAGGGATGAATTTATTTCCCTTCAGATTTTGTAATGTATCTAAATTTTTTGGTGGCAACAACAaccaaaatgatacatgtagaacTTAGATTTTGTAATTATCTTAATTTTGCAGTTATAATTGGGTATTGAGGGGAAACAGGAAACTAAGCTCTTCTAGCAATATTCTCCAAACTATATGTATACACCCTATGTGGCTCCTTGAGAGAGCACTCTAACTCTTAACCAGTATTCggttttttatttttagcatttctCGTCCTTGGAATACGATACTCAATATTTTCATCTCTCTCTAGTAAGGATTAAGGACTAGGTTTCTCTTTGAAGTCGGAGTTAAGGTAGAGGTTGATCAAAAACATCACACCACATAATGTTCTATCGAATCTTTACCATAGACACCCAAAAATATCAGTTTATCTCGAGAAGTGGGAAAACTTGCTCTACTGTAGGGGCATTGTGTTGTTAATTTGCATATGATGTGCATGATCTTTACGGTTCTTCTTGATTAGTTTTTACTATGTACAAATTTTTACCCATGCATATTTCTTGTACACCCATTCAGTATGTACAAGGTCCCTCTATTCAAAACTAGAATGTTCAGCACGAAGGCTAAAATATTATCAACAACATCACTGAAATGGAACAAAGCTGATCGTATTTTCAGGAAaataattgtcatttccaaatttTAACTTGTCAACGTAAAAGAAAGTTTGTGTATCTTGAAATTAGAGGAATTATATAACAAAATCTGGAACATTAAGGTGGGAATGGCTTCTGTTTTCCATGAAACACAATTACATAAATTTTCTGATATTTCTTGTGCAAATTGATGTTACATTATGTGTGCCAGAAGGGTAAATTGGTATGAGCATTATATAGTTCAAAAAATACCAATGGATAGGAAAAATTAATTTGAGTTTTGTAGTGTTAACATAGGAGTGGACTTTAAGTTCATAACTCATCAGAATTTGCTAGAGTTTCTTGGTGGGTTATGTCTAGGTTGGCTTTTTAATATGAAATTGTGAGTTGTTCAAGTCCCAGACAAAGAATCATCAGCATGGTCTCGATGAATTCTCCATCTAGGGCCCCTGACTTTGTCGCATGCCTATCTCCACTTCACCAAATTGGATACCTACTCTTGGCTCTCCAATAACATTCACTTCAccacatagtttaaaatagccggctatctcATTTAGCTGCGATTTTTTTGGAGGCTATAGAAGGCTATAGCCGAGTTATAGCGGGCTATTCTATTTAGCCTTTTTCAAAAATTTGGAATATTTCAGTCATATATTACCAAAAGATAAGAAAACTATGACTCAAATACGATTTGTGATACAACTTACTCAACTATTCGAGGCAAACAAATATTCAATTATTCAAttcacaagttttatctaattatATTGAATGCAAATtcggaaaacaagaaataaaaaagaaaagagagaagaaaTTCAAAATGCAGGAGGTTTAGCGGCTAAATTTGAGGCTAAATAGGGGCTAACTAGGGCTATAGGAGGCTATTAGCGATGTTTTCTCATTTAGCCTACAACTGGCATAGCCGCAGCGGCGGGTCTTCTGAATGGCTATAGCCTATAGcaaggctatagccggctatttaaaactttgCTCCACCATCGGCAACCCACGCCGTAGTTGACTACCTCGCTAGCCACGACTCCCAATGTCACACAAATGGTGAGTGAAATTCTAGATACCGTACCTCCTAATCCAATGCGGCTCATTGATAAGTTCCCATATGAATGCGGCCTCTAGATGATCTATATATCTATCTATTTATCTACCTACCATGTATTGTCGCCAATGTAGAAATGTACATGTCTCCTAACTCACGTGGTTCCAAATTCATTTGGTGGATGGTCAATGTCATTGTTATTCATGGACATGTTTAGTGAAAACATACGTCCATATGAGTAGCTTTGAGTCATGACTCTTCTTTATTCACGCTGGTTTTGATCACTTTGAATTTATGTGTATGTTTGTAGCATTATTGAACAATTGTCATAATCTTAGTGTACTGGAGGCACGTGTGACTACATATATATGCCCATCGCCCTTGTTACGCACACTTCATACTGCTAGAAATATTGCAAGATGCAGCAGCACATAATAATGTTTTATAGGATCGAGTCACTTGTACATCGTTTAAAATGATATTTAGATTCTAAAATGAATATGGAGTTAGTGTAGAGATGACAAATCACTTAATATGGTAGAAACTTCAGACAACCAAGTGTGAGGAGTTCTTGGATGGCTGTGTGTTGAGTGTATGCTCCTCCATCTTATGatttcaaaaattattttctaTATGTAAAATTATGTTGCAACGAAAATTTCAGACAAATATGGAAATAAACACATTTTTTACAGCACTCCAATATGAATTCACTTCACATTTCGATGACGCTATTGTTTAAAGAAATGCGACAAATTGAGTATGTTAGCCATATTGACAATCGCAATGGAAAAATAAGTTGTGTACTCGCCATAATTTCTGGAATTACCTAGCCGGGTTATCTTTCTGGTCAATTTCTCAAAGGCTATCTATTCAAAGGCCTTTGAAAAATTTCTTCCTATTTTGTTAAAATTGAATGGTTCAATCTGGGAttcaactagtttttttttttttgagagaaatgcTGCGAGCTTTATTACCTCACTGAAACATCAACATCCAGAATGTTTACAATAAACGCTGGTGGAACACCAAGCCAAATTCTAGACACATTATTCTCGCAGCCCTCCTTAGCTAAAACATGAGCAGCACTATTTGCCGTTCGACGCACAGCTTGCGCCATACCTTCTTCGAAACCTCGAAGCAGTTCCTTGATCTCTTCAACTAAAGGACCATAAAAAGACCTGTCGACCTCCTCTTGGGATAGTTTGGACACCACCACTGAACTGTCCGTCTCCAGCACAACCTTTGCAACCTGCAACCTCCTCGCTAACAGGAGTCCTTGGCGGCATGCATGAAGTTCGGCCCCTTCCGCATCGGCAACGTTGGTGAAAAAATGGCAAGGTGAACCTTGTCACTTACAAGTGACTTTAGTAGTATTGTTATTTGTGGTCAGTGAATGATTGATGTTTGAAATTTTGTCGGCTGATTTGCCTAATTTACACGTCGGTTTCTTCCGACTTTTCTCCCAAGCTGGGATCCATGGATGGCCTTGGCCCATTTGTGTGTTTTCATAAGTACTCTTATTTGGGAAATGAAAAAGGTTCGTAATATTCCCAACTGAATTGCCAAATTTATACCTTTGCGTCTTTTTCTAATTTTCCCTCGGACCGTTGTCGCTCGTTTAAGCAATCTACGCGGTGGCACCAGAAAGATTGGCCGAACTCAAACCTCTGTCGAAAGCTAAATTCAAAATTCAGAAGCCCATCCTTTACCAAACACGtattccctccgttcttttttaattgactcgaatttagtacaagtttgtactaaatccaagtcaattaaaaaggaacggagggagtaccagtgAGGCAGTGAGACGATTCGCCTTGTTGAATTCGTCCTCTCGTTCTCTCCTGGGTCCGCAACAAACATTTACAGTATTTACGATCCTCCACCTGCCCCGGCCTCTCCGCCTCCGCCGTACTCCTCCGCCGCCTATTTCAACCACGAACTCGACCACCAAGTACTCCACAAGCTCAACACACGAGAGAGAAAGCCTAGAACCGAGCCTGCTTGCTAGAGCACCATGGCCAAGAAGCGGTCTGGCACTGTCGCTTCcctgctgcttctctccctcgCACTAGCTGCCCACTCCGTGGCGGCCGCGAGGACCGCGCCTGCTGGGGGCGAGGCGGAGGCCTCGCTTCCAGCCGCTGCCGCAGCAGAGAACGGCGCCGGTGCAGGAGGCGCGGGAGCGGCGGACGCGAAGAACCTGTTCGTGGGAGTGGGAGGCATGGGGGACCTGCCGGGCCTCCCGGCCGtgggcggcggctacggcggggGCTTCGGCAACAACGGCGCCGGCGTCTTCACCGGGGTCACGGGCCCgttcggcggcgtcggcggcggcgtggggagcGTCGGGCCagtcggcggcgtcggcggcgcagCCGGTATCCCGTTCGGAGGGTTCGCCGGTGGCAGCGCCCCGTTAGGCGCGGTCGGAGGCGGGTacggcggcgcaggcggcggcggcgtcacacctTGAGGAGTTGCACATTGTAGCCTATATCTTCACAGTCGAGGCTTGGACGTGCGCGTTGTACGTAGGTGCGGTGCATGGGCATGGCGCATCGCAACTGCGTACGCACGCATACATGTGTGCCTTGGTTTGACACAGTCCAGAAGAAGTCACGTGCAGCATGTTCGTGCAGCAGCGGTTTGATTTTCTTAcagtgtgtgtgtttgtgtggCAACTGGCAAGGCCGCAAGATGTTGGTGTACTGTATGTCGTTGTAGTGTTTCATCAGTGTAGTCTCATGTCATGTAGTATCAGACAAGTTAGTAGTGGTGGTATACTGGTATGTATGTCGTGTGGGTTTCGTTATGTGTCTCAACTTAGTGTGCTTGCTGTTCCAAAACTGACAAACGTACTCCAGTTCATCGGTGTGCGACGCTCGTGCGTGTTTTCTCAATGTGTGGCTATATTACATCATCAAAATTAGACTAAGTTATCATCTCTCACACGAACGTACCGATGCAGCACACGGCGTAGTCCGGCTGGCGAGCCTAAAACGCCCAAGTGAACTGAAATGACAAAAGCTTTTGGGAGAGCTCGGCCTGCCcatatataagagcatctccagccgttcgaGCCCCCCGACCGAAAATCCGgatatcttcagtcgcgtcctccaaaccgcgccggattgagcatttcaaaccgcgtcccccaaacgccgcctccAAATATTTTTTAAAGATTTTTTAACACACAATCATTTATCAAATATAACATaggaataaatatgtttgcggagatagttttcaaattaaaatacaacaaacaataaaacaattaaacaaatgtaataaatagggctagatcaaggtgaCGCGGCATTtcatttgatcctccacaaatgctcaacgagatcagcttgaagttgatcatgaacattgatgtcacggatctctgcatgcatggcgaggaaatcagcaaaatctgcaggctcatgatcaacctccgcaagagagccctcacactcatagggaccaacatgtgtcctggcatgattcttgcggtcatcctcgatgatcatgttgtgcatgatcacacaagcctgcatcacctcccacatttggtcgtgagaccagcttagagcagggcacCGGACAATggtaaattgtgcttgaagcacaccaaatgcccgctcgacatccttcctgcaagcctcttgtcgcgtagcaaagtgggaattcttcagacctgatggattcgagattgttttgacaaaagtggcccattttggatatataccatcggctagataatagcctttggtatattggtggccattgacctcatagttgcatggtggagcatgcccttccactagtttgctgaacaccggagactgctgcaacacgttgatgtcattgtgtgatcccgccatgctaaagaaagaatgccaaatccacaggtcataatctgccacagcttcaagcaccacactgcaatatccatgacgccctttgtatataccttgccaagcaaacag contains:
- the LOC124697383 gene encoding glycine-rich protein 5-like, coding for MAKKRSGTVASLLLLSLALAAHSVAAARTAPAGGEAEASLPAAAAAENGAGAGGAGAADAKNLFVGVGGMGDLPGLPAVGGGYGGGFGNNGAGVFTGVTGPFGGVGGGVGSVGPVGGVGGAAGIPFGGFAGGSAPLGAVGGGYGGAGGGGVTP